GAAGGGTATCGGCATCTCAAATCACTCCTTTTTCCATAATATGCAGCCTCATCAACTATGGAAGAGAAATTTGATTTTTAATTTGGCCTACCCTGTAAAATGCTGACAAGAGCCTGACAAAAAATAAATGCGCCTTGATAGAGCCCGTTACAGCTCTTCAAAGCGCATTCCAATCTGTTATGAGGGCAGAGCTGAGCGGTTCTGCCCTATTATTTTAAATCCCACCTGCGTTTTCGGCGCTTATACAGCACCACCACAATATACAGCAGCAAAAATCCGGCAAGAATGGCAATCAGCGTTGCCGTCTGCCCCGGGCCGCCCATCTTTACCTCCGCCCACAAGGTATCGAGCAGAAGGTTCGTGTCATCCGGCAGTGTAGCGAAGGTTTCGGCTTTCTCCAAAATTGCTTTCGGCGGGTAATAGATCGGGTTATTCCGAACCTCCTCCGGCAAAAGGGCCTTGGCGGCGCTTTCCGGCGTGGAATAGCCGATATAGTCTACGTTGGCCGCGGCAATTTCGGGATCACACAAAAAGTTGATATATGCTTCCGCCCCCGCCTTATTCTGCGCACTGGTCGGAATACACATGGCGTCGACAAAGAAGTTCGTGCCCTGCTTGGTCGGAATCGCAAAGCCGATGTCAGGGTTCGAATCCACCAGAGTGGCCGCGTCGCCGGCGTAATAGGGCGCGAGCCAAGCTTCGCCGCTGGCCATTTTATCGAAAATCTGATCCATTACATATGCCTGCACCAGCGGCTTCTGCTTTTTCAGCAGCATAGCCGCTTCCTCCCATTCGCCGGCGTCGGTGCTGTTAAAGGAAAACCCCAGCCGCTTCTGCGCAATACCGAACGCGTCGCGGGGATTATCAAACATCAGGATTTTTCCGGCATACTTTTCATCCCACAGGATGTCCCAACTGTCTATCGTTTCTTTCACGTGTTTTTTGTTGTAAAAGATGCCGACAACGCCCCAGGT
Above is a window of Faecalispora anaeroviscerum DNA encoding:
- a CDS encoding ABC transporter substrate-binding protein codes for the protein MKKKLAAFALSLLFLWPAALPVSAQTGGEAAPKTGVTINVYNWGEYISNGVDDSIDVNKEFTRRTGIEVNYTTFESNENLYAKLVSGGANYDVIIPSDYMISKLIKEKLVQKLDFQNIPNASNIDKGFLKPVYDPTNEYSVPYTWGVVGIFYNKKHVKETIDSWDILWDEKYAGKILMFDNPRDAFGIAQKRLGFSFNSTDAGEWEEAAMLLKKQKPLVQAYVMDQIFDKMASGEAWLAPYYAGDAATLVDSNPDIGFAIPTKQGTNFFVDAMCIPTSAQNKAGAEAYINFLCDPEIAAANVDYIGYSTPESAAKALLPEEVRNNPIYYPPKAILEKAETFATLPDDTNLLLDTLWAEVKMGGPGQTATLIAILAGFLLLYIVVVLYKRRKRRWDLK